A region of Halococcus sediminicola DNA encodes the following proteins:
- the ilvA gene encoding threonine ammonia-lyase — protein sequence MSESVTFADIEAARERLGDESVVKRTPVERSTSLGELTDSEVHLKMEHLQWTGSFKTRGAYNKIAQLVEDGETDRVVAASAGNHAQGVALAATTLGIDSTIVMPTAAPQAKVDATRGYGARVELVGQDFQEAMDHAQGLVEDDATAFVHAYDDPAIVAGQGTLGIEMCEDCADVNTVVVPIGGGGLISGIATAFSELSPDTRVVGVQAEGAATVPDSLDKGIPVTLDSVNTIADGIATGGVSELTLSLIEEHVDEIVTVTDGEIARAVLLLMERAKQVVEGAGAASVAALLSDELDVEGETVFALLCGGNLDMTMLRTVLIHALTDREQILRLRVRITDRPGEMNTISSLIGGHDANIRSVRHDRSVPELDVGEAYLVFEIETSGTGHARTVIRSIRDHGYEVSHENA from the coding sequence ATGAGCGAGTCAGTCACCTTCGCCGACATCGAGGCGGCCCGCGAGCGCCTCGGCGACGAGTCGGTCGTCAAGCGAACCCCGGTCGAGCGGAGCACCTCGCTCGGCGAGCTGACCGACAGCGAGGTCCACCTCAAGATGGAGCACCTCCAGTGGACCGGCTCGTTCAAGACGCGCGGTGCGTACAACAAGATCGCCCAACTCGTCGAAGACGGGGAAACCGACCGCGTGGTCGCCGCGAGCGCCGGCAACCACGCCCAGGGGGTCGCGCTCGCGGCGACGACACTCGGCATCGATTCGACCATCGTGATGCCGACGGCTGCCCCGCAGGCGAAAGTCGACGCGACCCGGGGCTACGGCGCGCGAGTCGAACTCGTCGGCCAGGACTTCCAAGAAGCGATGGACCACGCCCAGGGACTCGTCGAGGACGACGCGACCGCGTTCGTCCACGCCTACGACGACCCCGCGATCGTCGCCGGACAGGGTACTCTCGGAATCGAGATGTGCGAGGACTGTGCCGACGTGAATACGGTCGTCGTCCCCATCGGCGGCGGTGGACTGATTTCCGGGATCGCGACGGCGTTCTCCGAACTCTCGCCCGATACGCGCGTCGTCGGCGTCCAAGCGGAGGGAGCCGCCACGGTGCCCGACAGCCTCGACAAGGGGATTCCCGTGACGCTCGATTCGGTCAACACCATCGCCGACGGCATCGCCACCGGCGGCGTGTCGGAACTCACGCTCTCGCTCATCGAGGAGCACGTCGACGAGATCGTTACCGTCACCGACGGCGAGATCGCCCGTGCGGTCCTCCTGCTCATGGAGCGCGCCAAGCAGGTCGTCGAGGGGGCCGGCGCGGCGTCGGTCGCGGCCCTGCTGAGCGACGAGTTGGATGTCGAGGGCGAGACGGTGTTCGCGTTGCTTTGCGGTGGGAACCTCGACATGACGATGCTGCGCACGGTGTTGATCCACGCGCTCACCGACCGCGAGCAGATCCTCCGCCTGCGCGTGCGCATCACCGACCGCCCCGGTGAGATGAACACGATATCGAGCCTCATCGGCGGTCACGACGCCAACATCCGCAGCGTGCGCCACGACCGCTCGGTGCCGGAACTCGACGTCGGCGAGGCCTACCTCGTCTTCGAGATCGAGACCAGCGGCACCGGCCACGCGCGCACCGTCATCCGGTCGATACGCGACCACGGCTACGAGGTCAGCCACGAGAACGCCTGA
- the hmgB gene encoding hydroxymethylglutaryl-CoA synthase: MNSVGIDAVAIHAGKLRLDLAETFAPAKGEDPEKYTKGLGLHASSFPDVEEDIVTMGANAAHKLMTRKGLEPDDIGRIDVATESAFDNSKPVSTYIAGCLEAVFEGDFHHANKGERKFACISGTQSLDDAYNWIRAGRNRGRAALVIATDTALYARGDAGEATQGAGAVAMLIAEDPDLVELSLEQGFGSADETDFLKPNQQFPSVDGKRSVQVYLARMREALEDYESVAGDVRAEDFVYAPFHTPFPGMVRKAALLAYRHVTRDTEIEDSLAARIGRQPRAEAFDDEDAFFESVREYMDALKETEQYQEWYEQAIEPTLDIARHVGNWYTGSVHIARASALRNARENGIDMAGESLLVGSYGSGAQAEIHAETVRENWTEEIDALDIDDQLAARRDISFEEYEEIHDVHNHDKEIDIDAFTTPSEEFIRDGLGPMDERTYRYVE, translated from the coding sequence ATGAACAGCGTCGGCATCGACGCGGTCGCCATCCACGCCGGAAAGCTCAGGCTCGACCTCGCGGAAACGTTCGCGCCAGCGAAGGGCGAAGACCCCGAAAAGTACACGAAAGGGCTCGGACTGCACGCGAGTTCGTTCCCCGACGTCGAGGAGGACATCGTGACGATGGGCGCGAACGCCGCCCACAAACTGATGACGCGCAAGGGTCTCGAACCCGACGACATCGGGCGCATCGACGTCGCCACCGAGAGCGCCTTCGACAACTCCAAACCCGTTTCGACCTATATTGCAGGCTGTCTCGAAGCGGTCTTCGAGGGTGACTTCCACCACGCGAACAAGGGCGAGCGCAAGTTCGCCTGCATCTCGGGAACCCAAAGTTTGGACGACGCCTACAACTGGATTCGTGCCGGGCGAAATAGGGGTCGAGCGGCGCTCGTCATCGCCACCGACACCGCCCTCTACGCGCGCGGCGACGCCGGTGAGGCCACGCAGGGCGCGGGCGCGGTGGCGATGCTCATTGCCGAGGACCCGGACCTCGTCGAGTTGAGCCTCGAACAGGGCTTCGGTAGCGCCGACGAGACCGACTTCCTCAAACCTAACCAGCAGTTTCCCAGTGTGGACGGCAAGCGCTCGGTGCAGGTCTACCTCGCTCGGATGCGCGAAGCGCTCGAAGATTACGAGAGCGTTGCCGGCGACGTCCGCGCCGAGGACTTCGTCTACGCGCCGTTCCACACGCCGTTCCCTGGCATGGTCCGCAAGGCCGCGCTGCTGGCCTACCGACACGTCACCCGCGACACCGAGATCGAAGACTCGCTCGCCGCCCGCATCGGCCGCCAGCCGAGAGCCGAAGCGTTCGACGACGAGGACGCCTTCTTCGAGAGCGTCCGCGAGTACATGGACGCGCTGAAAGAAACCGAGCAGTATCAGGAGTGGTACGAGCAGGCCATCGAGCCGACGCTCGACATCGCCCGCCACGTCGGCAACTGGTATACTGGGTCAGTTCACATCGCCCGCGCGAGCGCGCTCCGCAACGCCCGCGAGAACGGTATCGACATGGCCGGCGAGTCCCTACTGGTCGGTTCGTACGGCAGCGGCGCACAGGCCGAGATCCACGCCGAGACGGTTCGAGAGAACTGGACCGAGGAGATCGACGCCCTCGACATCGACGACCAACTGGCCGCGCGCCGCGACATCTCCTTCGAGGAGTACGAGGAAATCCACGACGTCCACAACCACGACAAGGAGATCGACATCGATGCGTTCACCACTCCCAGCGAGGAGTTCATTCGCGACGGACTCGGCCCGATGGACGAGCGCACCTATCGGTACGTCGAGTAG
- a CDS encoding helix-turn-helix domain-containing protein: MTERARRTLAGKIAGDVVLSDDPGATIRKWRTDFDVAQTTLADELDVSASVVSDYESGRRRSPGIAVVRRVIEALLDIDEARGGEHLRQYARVLSAGFEGDIVRDLREYPTAIAIGEFYDAIGASEVVAGSQNTVAGHTVINSIEAITRLSSEEFYRLYGQSTNRALVFTGVTHGEGALVALRVVTPTPSAVVLHGLGTEDLWEHAPTLARADGFSLAVADGELEAMLETMGELP, encoded by the coding sequence ATGACCGAGCGCGCGCGGCGGACCCTCGCCGGGAAGATCGCTGGCGACGTGGTGTTGAGCGACGATCCCGGTGCGACGATCCGCAAGTGGCGGACCGATTTCGACGTCGCTCAAACCACGCTCGCCGACGAACTCGACGTCTCGGCCTCGGTCGTTTCGGATTACGAGAGCGGCCGGCGGCGAAGCCCGGGCATCGCGGTCGTCCGCCGGGTCATCGAGGCACTACTGGACATCGACGAGGCGCGCGGCGGCGAGCATCTTCGCCAGTACGCTCGCGTGCTCTCGGCAGGCTTTGAGGGCGATATCGTCCGCGATCTGCGGGAGTATCCCACCGCGATCGCCATCGGGGAGTTCTACGACGCCATCGGTGCGTCCGAAGTCGTCGCGGGCTCACAGAACACCGTTGCCGGCCACACCGTCATCAACTCCATCGAGGCCATCACGCGACTCTCCTCGGAGGAGTTCTATCGTCTCTACGGCCAGAGCACCAATCGTGCGCTCGTGTTCACCGGCGTGACCCACGGCGAGGGCGCGCTGGTCGCGCTGCGGGTGGTCACGCCGACCCCGAGTGCGGTCGTTCTCCACGGACTCGGTACTGAGGACCTCTGGGAGCACGCGCCGACGCTCGCCCGGGCCGACGGCTTCTCGCTGGCGGTCGCGGACGGCGAACTGGAGGCGATGCTGGAGACGATGGGCGAATTGCCGTAG
- a CDS encoding metal-dependent hydrolase: MPSTVVHCALAGLLAAALLDEFDAQAVAVVLVATIVPDLDAFAGFVIPGGHRSVLHTLLFPLTGAALLSYDTRIRESSFVRRRWRARGVRVAWVSIAAVAFAGIGLDLIGGGVNLFYPLYDQFYELSGELVLSNDRGLVQTFVEFGHGGEAARGSTKQVHINSGIDPNRGAEPTNVERIFPVAQSGWQLLLILTSSFVLAVRLWETR; this comes from the coding sequence GTGCCATCGACGGTCGTCCACTGCGCGCTCGCGGGGTTGCTTGCGGCAGCGCTGCTCGACGAGTTCGACGCGCAGGCGGTAGCGGTCGTGCTCGTGGCCACCATCGTCCCGGACCTCGATGCCTTCGCCGGTTTCGTGATTCCGGGCGGCCACCGCTCGGTGCTCCACACCCTCTTGTTCCCACTCACCGGCGCGGCGCTGCTCTCCTACGATACTCGAATACGAGAGTCGTCGTTCGTCCGCCGGCGCTGGCGCGCTCGTGGGGTTCGGGTGGCGTGGGTTTCGATTGCGGCCGTCGCTTTCGCGGGCATCGGTCTCGACCTCATCGGCGGCGGTGTGAACCTCTTCTATCCGCTCTACGACCAGTTCTACGAGCTGTCGGGCGAACTCGTGCTCTCGAACGACCGTGGTCTCGTCCAGACGTTCGTCGAGTTCGGCCACGGGGGTGAGGCGGCGCGTGGCTCGACCAAACAGGTCCACATCAACAGCGGTATCGACCCAAACCGGGGAGCCGAGCCAACGAACGTCGAGCGCATCTTCCCCGTCGCTCAGTCAGGCTGGCAACTGCTCTTGATTCTCACGAGCAGCTTCGTCCTCGCCGTGCGGCTGTGGGAGACGCGCTAG
- a CDS encoding GNAT family N-acetyltransferase, with protein sequence MFPERIETDRLVLERFCEENVDLFEFYRVCSDADGVEEMAEVTRYMPWDPHVTVDESKEFVDRCEDQWEEGEAATYAIRPRKGEAGAGQFAGAGGLHLDWERRTARLGTWLRKRFWGRGYSGERAAALIEIAFERLDLEVVAVTHHVDNEKSRRAIEKYVESHGGRCEGRLRNWVPYGEEVADEYRYTITQEEYRAATG encoded by the coding sequence ATGTTCCCCGAGCGCATCGAAACCGACCGGCTCGTTCTCGAACGGTTTTGCGAGGAGAACGTCGACCTCTTCGAGTTCTATCGGGTCTGCTCGGACGCCGACGGCGTCGAAGAGATGGCCGAGGTCACCCGGTACATGCCGTGGGACCCTCACGTGACGGTCGACGAGTCGAAGGAGTTCGTCGACCGCTGCGAGGACCAATGGGAGGAGGGCGAGGCTGCGACCTACGCCATCCGTCCCCGAAAGGGTGAGGCGGGAGCGGGCCAGTTCGCCGGCGCTGGCGGGCTGCATCTCGACTGGGAGCGCCGAACCGCTCGACTCGGCACGTGGCTCCGCAAGCGATTCTGGGGTCGTGGCTACTCGGGCGAGCGCGCCGCGGCGCTCATCGAAATCGCCTTCGAGCGCCTCGACCTCGAAGTTGTCGCCGTCACCCATCACGTCGACAACGAGAAATCCCGGCGCGCCATCGAGAAATACGTCGAATCGCACGGCGGGCGTTGTGAGGGCCGACTCAGAAATTGGGTTCCGTACGGCGAAGAAGTCGCCGACGAGTACCGCTACACCATCACGCAAGAGGAGTATCGGGCGGCGACCGGATAA
- a CDS encoding replication factor C large subunit — MDWTEKYRPSTLSEVRGNNKARDALAEWAETWESHREAVILHGAPGVGKTSAAHALASDMDWPTIELNASNQRTKAVVERVAGEAAKSGTLTGGSAGRRLVVMDEADNLHGNVDRGGSRAITELVKEAGQPMVLIANEFYDMSKSLRNACETIEFRDVSARSILPVLRDICRREEVEYEDSALEAIAEQNSGDLRGAVNDLQALAESTEKLTADDVVTGDRDRTTGIFDFLDALIKEEDAEGALRASYDVEETPDDLINWIADNVPKDFHGPELADAYENLANADRWLGRVRATQNYSYWRYAGDAMTAGVAASRRESKGGWTRYGPPSYWSKLGRSRGTRDKRDYVARQVAETGGMSMASARRQVMPFLSTMTHHCKNRELTVAMTARYDMDADHVAFITGSGEDTNKVQDIVEDAARLGEEAAVAGSDGAFEGATRTTTDEVDDSDGESAEIEADDESETEDTDESEDDSQSGLGDFS, encoded by the coding sequence ATGGATTGGACCGAGAAGTATCGACCCTCGACGCTCTCGGAAGTGCGGGGCAACAACAAGGCCCGCGATGCGCTCGCCGAATGGGCCGAGACGTGGGAATCCCATCGAGAGGCGGTTATCCTCCACGGCGCGCCCGGCGTCGGCAAGACGTCGGCGGCGCACGCGCTCGCGTCGGACATGGACTGGCCGACCATCGAACTCAACGCCTCGAACCAGCGCACGAAGGCCGTCGTCGAGCGGGTGGCGGGCGAGGCGGCGAAATCCGGTACACTCACCGGCGGGAGCGCGGGCCGGCGACTCGTCGTGATGGACGAGGCCGACAACCTCCACGGGAACGTCGACCGCGGCGGGTCGCGGGCCATCACCGAACTCGTGAAAGAGGCCGGCCAGCCGATGGTTCTGATCGCCAACGAGTTCTACGACATGTCCAAGAGCCTCCGGAACGCCTGCGAGACGATCGAGTTCCGCGACGTCTCCGCACGTTCGATTCTGCCCGTGCTCCGTGACATCTGTCGGCGCGAAGAAGTCGAATACGAGGACAGCGCGCTCGAAGCGATCGCCGAACAGAACAGCGGCGACCTCCGGGGCGCGGTCAACGACCTCCAGGCGCTCGCCGAGAGCACCGAGAAACTCACCGCCGACGACGTCGTCACCGGGGACCGCGACCGCACGACCGGTATCTTCGACTTTCTGGACGCACTCATCAAAGAAGAGGACGCCGAGGGCGCTCTCAGAGCCTCCTACGACGTCGAGGAGACGCCCGATGATCTCATCAACTGGATCGCAGACAACGTCCCCAAGGACTTTCATGGACCCGAACTCGCCGACGCCTACGAGAACCTGGCGAACGCCGACCGCTGGCTCGGACGGGTTCGCGCGACCCAGAACTACTCGTACTGGCGGTACGCAGGTGACGCCATGACCGCCGGTGTCGCCGCTTCGCGCCGCGAATCGAAGGGAGGGTGGACGCGCTACGGCCCGCCGAGTTACTGGTCGAAACTCGGCCGCTCGCGCGGCACGCGCGACAAACGCGATTACGTCGCCCGGCAGGTCGCCGAGACCGGTGGGATGAGCATGGCGAGCGCGCGCCGGCAGGTCATGCCCTTCCTCTCGACGATGACGCACCACTGCAAGAACCGCGAGCTGACTGTGGCGATGACCGCCCGCTACGACATGGACGCCGACCACGTCGCGTTCATCACCGGGAGCGGCGAGGACACCAACAAGGTTCAGGACATCGTCGAGGATGCCGCCCGACTCGGCGAGGAGGCCGCCGTCGCGGGATCGGACGGCGCGTTCGAGGGCGCGACACGCACGACCACGGACGAAGTCGACGATTCGGACGGCGAATCGGCCGAAATCGAGGCTGACGACGAGAGCGAAACCGAAGACACCGACGAGAGCGAGGACGACTCCCAGTCGGGACTCGGCGATTTCTCCTGA
- a CDS encoding amino acid ABC transporter ATP-binding protein: MSTVPVLEFEGVNKYFGEAHVLRDVDLDVENREVCVVIGPSGSGKSTLLRCANRLEEIQSGEIRLEGTSVSDPKADINHLRQQIGMVFQSFNLFPHKTALENVTLGPMKVRGLSTDEAHERAEELLDSVGLSAQSDSYPSQLSGGQQQRVAIARALAMEPEVMLFDEVTSALDPELVGEVLDVMGTLAEEGMTMMVVTHQMGFAREVGDRVVLMSEGGIVETAQPERFFSNPDTDRAQQFLSKIL, encoded by the coding sequence GTGAGCACCGTCCCCGTCCTCGAATTCGAGGGCGTCAACAAGTACTTCGGCGAGGCACACGTGCTCCGGGACGTCGACCTCGACGTCGAGAACCGAGAGGTGTGTGTCGTCATCGGACCGAGCGGCAGCGGGAAGTCCACCCTGCTTCGCTGTGCCAACCGGCTGGAGGAGATCCAGTCGGGCGAGATCAGACTCGAAGGGACGTCCGTCTCGGACCCGAAGGCGGACATCAACCACCTGCGCCAGCAGATCGGCATGGTCTTTCAGAGCTTCAATCTCTTTCCGCACAAGACGGCGCTCGAAAACGTCACGCTCGGGCCGATGAAGGTGCGCGGTCTCTCGACGGACGAGGCGCATGAGCGCGCCGAGGAACTACTCGATAGTGTCGGACTGTCCGCACAGAGCGACTCCTATCCCAGTCAGCTCTCGGGGGGACAACAACAGCGCGTCGCCATCGCCCGCGCGCTGGCGATGGAACCCGAAGTCATGCTGTTCGACGAGGTGACGAGCGCGCTTGACCCCGAACTCGTGGGTGAAGTCCTCGACGTGATGGGCACGCTCGCCGAGGAAGGGATGACGATGATGGTCGTCACTCATCAGATGGGGTTCGCCCGCGAAGTGGGCGACAGAGTGGTGCTGATGTCCGAAGGAGGCATCGTCGAGACCGCACAACCGGAACGGTTCTTCTCGAATCCCGACACCGACCGTGCCCAGCAGTTCCTCTCGAAGATCCTGTAA
- a CDS encoding amino acid ABC transporter permease, translated as MAESYSDSTASESVGNRLFDDTTLKWVGVAVAGTFTLAIAAFLAYIVVVQVDFSLLVEVVYPQFTDAFLTVLRIVVVSSVLSVVAGVVVGLGRVSRTRFTRAIAKGYIEFFRGTPLLFQLMVVFLGVPTFWPPGEFPISNFAVPAAIIGLTLNHAAYIGEAIRGGIESVPDGQMEAARSLGLSYIQSMREVVLPQAWRNALAAIGNDQVILVKDTSLLTVIAVPELISAFRNVNSNTFDAWTPILIVAVAYLLITIPLGRVVSYLERRADPAGGSS; from the coding sequence ATGGCCGAATCATACTCGGACTCGACGGCGAGCGAGTCGGTGGGCAATCGCCTCTTCGACGATACGACGCTCAAGTGGGTCGGCGTCGCCGTCGCGGGCACGTTCACGCTCGCGATCGCGGCGTTTCTCGCGTACATCGTCGTCGTGCAGGTCGACTTCTCGCTGCTCGTCGAGGTGGTCTACCCGCAGTTCACCGACGCCTTTCTGACGGTGCTTCGCATCGTCGTCGTCAGCAGCGTGCTGTCGGTCGTCGCCGGCGTCGTCGTCGGTCTCGGCCGCGTCTCGCGGACGCGCTTTACGCGCGCGATCGCGAAGGGCTACATCGAGTTCTTCCGGGGAACGCCGCTGCTCTTTCAGTTGATGGTCGTTTTCTTGGGTGTGCCAACCTTCTGGCCGCCCGGCGAGTTCCCGATCTCGAACTTCGCGGTTCCCGCTGCCATCATCGGACTGACGTTGAACCACGCCGCCTACATCGGCGAGGCCATCCGCGGCGGCATCGAGTCCGTGCCGGACGGCCAGATGGAGGCCGCGCGCTCGCTCGGTCTCTCCTACATCCAGTCGATGCGTGAGGTCGTCCTCCCGCAGGCGTGGCGCAACGCGCTGGCGGCCATCGGCAACGACCAGGTCATCCTCGTCAAGGACACCTCGCTGCTGACGGTGATCGCCGTCCCCGAACTCATCAGTGCCTTTCGCAACGTGAACAGCAACACCTTCGACGCGTGGACGCCGATCCTCATCGTCGCGGTCGCCTACCTCCTGATAACGATTCCGCTCGGGCGGGTCGTCAGCTACCTCGAACGGCGTGCCGACCCCGCGGGAGGGAGTTCGTGA
- a CDS encoding basic amino acid ABC transporter substrate-binding protein, which yields MARENTTTRRGYLKVTGAGIAGLSLAGCVGGGDGGGDDGGSNGSGGGNGSGGANGSGGGSNGSGGGGDSGGQTIVIGSDIPYKPFEFENNKGDLVGFDVGIADAVFGEQLGMKPEFKPTAFDTIIPSLNNGNFRVIMSAMTINDERAKQVDFSDPYFTAYQTVVVLANSDISSKEDLKGKTVGVQKGTTGEAAAEELKKEFDGNLTIQSYDQIPGAFSALTNNQVTAVVNDNTVNAQFVNENPDTARFLEGKGAAAEQGKKAPPYLTLTVEEYGIAFRKDDDKLRKRVNEAIATIRDNGTYDEIYGEYFESSTGTTQS from the coding sequence ATGGCTCGGGAGAATACGACGACGCGACGCGGGTATCTGAAGGTGACTGGCGCGGGTATCGCGGGACTGTCGCTCGCCGGCTGTGTGGGCGGTGGCGACGGTGGCGGCGATGATGGTGGTAGTAACGGAAGCGGCGGTGGAAACGGCAGCGGCGGAGCGAACGGGAGCGGTGGCGGTAGTAACGGAAGCGGCGGCGGGGGCGACTCGGGCGGCCAGACCATCGTCATCGGCTCGGACATCCCCTATAAGCCGTTCGAGTTCGAGAACAACAAGGGCGACCTCGTCGGTTTCGACGTCGGTATCGCCGATGCGGTCTTCGGCGAGCAGTTGGGCATGAAACCCGAGTTCAAGCCGACCGCCTTCGACACCATCATCCCCTCGCTCAACAACGGCAACTTCAGGGTCATCATGAGCGCGATGACCATCAACGACGAGCGCGCAAAGCAGGTCGACTTCTCCGACCCGTACTTCACGGCCTACCAGACGGTGGTCGTGCTCGCAAACAGCGATATTTCCTCGAAGGAGGACTTGAAAGGCAAGACCGTTGGCGTCCAGAAGGGCACTACGGGTGAAGCCGCCGCCGAGGAGCTGAAAAAGGAGTTCGACGGGAACCTGACGATTCAGTCGTACGACCAGATTCCCGGTGCGTTCAGCGCGCTCACGAACAACCAGGTCACGGCGGTGGTCAACGACAACACCGTCAACGCCCAGTTCGTCAACGAGAACCCCGACACGGCGCGCTTTCTCGAAGGCAAGGGCGCGGCCGCAGAGCAGGGAAAGAAGGCACCGCCCTATCTCACTCTCACCGTCGAGGAGTACGGCATCGCCTTCCGGAAAGACGACGACAAGCTCAGAAAGCGGGTCAACGAGGCGATCGCGACCATCCGGGACAACGGCACCTACGACGAGATCTACGGCGAGTACTTCGAGAGTTCGACCGGGACCACCCAAAGCTAA
- a CDS encoding COX15/CtaA family protein, whose product MVRFRHLAAVTTGMTFALILLGVYTAAAGAGLSCGANWPLCNGGVFGLFPANWPSFIEWFHRLVAMITGFMILGTTYAAWRGGRSRRTRLASALALVVLPVQILLGGATVTVYTALVQVTHHAAALVIFAALVATTVWAYESSDESHASTDTAAPTTAD is encoded by the coding sequence ATGGTTCGATTCCGCCACCTCGCTGCCGTCACCACCGGGATGACGTTCGCGCTCATCCTTCTGGGGGTCTATACCGCCGCCGCGGGCGCGGGCCTGTCCTGCGGGGCTAACTGGCCGCTCTGTAACGGCGGCGTCTTCGGGCTGTTCCCGGCGAACTGGCCGAGCTTCATCGAGTGGTTTCACCGGTTGGTCGCGATGATCACCGGGTTCATGATCCTCGGGACGACCTACGCCGCCTGGCGCGGTGGGAGGAGTCGCCGGACCCGTCTCGCCAGCGCGCTCGCGCTAGTCGTCCTCCCCGTCCAGATACTGCTCGGCGGGGCCACCGTCACCGTCTACACGGCACTCGTGCAGGTGACCCACCACGCCGCCGCGCTCGTCATCTTCGCCGCGCTCGTGGCGACCACCGTCTGGGCCTACGAATCGTCCGACGAGAGCCACGCGAGCACCGACACCGCCGCTCCGACGACCGCCGACTGA
- a CDS encoding M24 family metallopeptidase, which produces MTERTRFSPLAQCDDVTIDPAKTDRLDNYLAEAGLEAVWFARPANFAWLTGANNIVDREAGVGVAAAGYDGSLRILTSNNEAPRFAEEEFGDVPVESFPWHEGTLAEAVAERSERPFETDFDVSGAERVPATRLRTPLTDTDIERYRELGNETATALESVCRIIESTDSERAVAARLRERLVARGIDSPVLLVGGEERAHAYRHFPPTDTDIGGYALVSVTAQRGGLHASATRTVALDPPDWLAARHEAAMRVEAAAVAATKRLSNEGTAGDVFREIRNAYAEIRYPDEWQKHHQGGATGFAGREWKATPASTADLQTPMAYAWNPTVEGAKSEDTVLVGDGVETLTATGEWPVREIDVDSATVVRHAVGP; this is translated from the coding sequence ATGACGGAACGGACCCGTTTTAGCCCGCTCGCCCAGTGTGACGACGTGACCATCGACCCCGCAAAGACCGACCGGCTCGACAACTATCTCGCCGAGGCGGGTCTCGAAGCGGTCTGGTTCGCCCGGCCAGCCAATTTCGCGTGGCTCACCGGCGCGAACAACATCGTCGACCGCGAGGCAGGCGTGGGCGTTGCGGCGGCCGGCTACGACGGTTCCCTCCGAATCCTCACCAGCAACAACGAAGCCCCACGATTCGCCGAGGAAGAATTCGGCGATGTCCCCGTCGAATCGTTTCCGTGGCACGAGGGAACGCTAGCAGAAGCCGTCGCCGAGCGCTCGGAGCGACCCTTCGAGACCGATTTCGACGTCTCTGGAGCCGAGCGCGTCCCGGCGACCCGGCTCCGCACACCGCTCACCGATACTGACATTGAGCGCTACCGGGAACTCGGGAACGAGACCGCGACGGCGCTCGAATCGGTCTGTCGAATCATCGAGAGCACCGATTCGGAGCGGGCGGTTGCCGCCCGCCTTCGGGAGCGACTGGTCGCCCGGGGCATCGACTCGCCAGTGCTGCTCGTCGGTGGCGAGGAGCGCGCACACGCGTATCGCCACTTCCCGCCGACCGACACCGACATCGGCGGCTATGCGCTGGTATCGGTGACCGCACAGCGGGGCGGACTCCACGCGAGCGCGACGCGCACGGTGGCGCTCGACCCGCCCGACTGGCTCGCAGCGCGCCACGAGGCAGCCATGAGAGTCGAAGCGGCGGCGGTCGCGGCGACGAAACGCCTTTCGAACGAGGGAACCGCTGGCGACGTCTTTCGGGAGATTCGGAACGCCTACGCAGAGATCAGGTATCCCGACGAATGGCAAAAACACCATCAGGGCGGGGCGACGGGGTTTGCGGGCCGGGAGTGGAAGGCGACGCCGGCGAGTACTGCGGACCTCCAAACACCGATGGCGTACGCGTGGAATCCGACGGTCGAGGGTGCCAAAAGCGAGGACACGGTTCTCGTCGGAGACGGTGTCGAAACGCTGACGGCGACCGGCGAGTGGCCGGTTCGTGAGATCGACGTCGACAGCGCGACGGTCGTTCGTCACGCCGTCGGTCCGTAA